The Pyricularia oryzae 70-15 chromosome 5, whole genome shotgun sequence genome includes a region encoding these proteins:
- a CDS encoding cell pattern formation-associated protein stuA: MNQGHDMYYQQHMSAGPTQQPPTVTSYNPQPPIMQPSHGSYPAPPQPYGGYPYTNGMPSPQGPPVPGQMGPGSVLPSIAGHHGQAPGPVANQYSGFDTSGQIAPPGMKPRVTATLWEDEGSLCFQVEARGVCVARREDNHMINGTKLLNVAGMTRGRRDGILKSEKMRHVVKIGPMHLKGVWIPFERALDFANKEKITELLYPLFVHNISALLYHPANQNRNNQLMAAAERRKAETGGMRNPQGPPGLPALHHHSMSQNGSQSLSGNIGRPSLDRAHTFPTPPTSASSAVNMGSSDSFTWPPHQAMSNGQQNPMSIDTSLSNTRSMPTTPATTPPGSTLQSMQAYPPASQSYDGSRQLYNAPQLQQSPYQPTSTSPQDRSLYNQATYVKSEMGPPSARPMGSVLPGDHQNDQKPVNGLMHPPQGADQGHNNGVEDEADHEHDPEYTHDSRTYDNSQSQYNYTAPPVSSISSEQAHVSTDMPPGGQHGNSGRSTPRSAAAPQAYYQQAYSTSPRSATHQSTSNLYNVMSNDRGSTTNGSANGDVYSQSTDLSNGYATPVTNGNANLKRGRDDDDDRSSSSGQMDLKRRKTLMDNPISSPVYETMNRPAAAIAHPVSRRR, encoded by the exons ATGAACCAAGGACACGACATGTACTACCAGCAGCACATGTCTGCTGGCCCAACACAGCAGCCGCCAACTGTCACCTCCTACAACCCTCAGCCCCCAATCATGCAGCCCAGCCATGGCTCTTATCCAGCTCCTCCTCAGCCTTATGGCGGATACCCGTACACAAATGGCATGCCATCGCCGCAGGGACCGCCTGTACCCGGTCAAATGGGCCCAGGAAGTGTCTTGCCGTCGATAGCAGGGCACCATGGACAGGCCCCCGGTCCCGTCGCAAACCAGTACTCGGGATTCGACACCAGTGGTCAGATTGCCCCGCCTGGGATGAAGCCCCGCGTCACTGCCACTTTGTGGGAAGATGAGGGATCTTTGTGCTTTCAGGTTGAAGCACGCGGAGTCTGCGTCGCTCGCAGGGAAG ATAATCACATGATCAACGGCACTAAGCTGCTGAACGTCGCTGGAATGACCCGTGGCCGCCGAGATGGCATCTTGAAAAGCGAAAAGATGAGACATGTGGTCAAGATTGGCCCTATGCATTTGAAGGGCGTTTG GATTCCGTTCGAGCGGGCTCTCGATTTTGCGAACAAGGAGAAGATTACCGAGTTGCTTTACCCCCTTTTCGTCCACAACATTAGCGCTTTACTCTACCACCCCGCCAATCAGAACAGGAACAACCAGCTCATGGCCGCAGCAGAACGCCGCAAGGCCGAAACTGGCGGCATGAGGAATCCTCAAGGCCCTCCAGGGCTTCCAGCGCTGCACCACCACTCCATGAGCCAGAACGGATCTCAATCTTTGTCAGGGAATATAGGCCGTCCCAGCCTCGATCGCGCCCATACTTTCCCTACCCCGCCCACTAGTGCTTCCAGTGCCGTCAACATGGGCAGCTCTGATAGCTTCACATGGCCGCCCCACCAAGCTATGAGCAATGGGCAGCAAAACCCCATGTCAATCGACACCAGTCTGAGCAATACTCGTTCGATGCCCACCACTCCAGCAACAACTCCTCCTGGAAGTACGCTACAAAGCATGCAGGCATACCCGCCTGCCTCGCAATCATATGATGGCTCAAGACAGCTCTACAACGCTCCGCAACTGCAACAATCCCCCTATCAACCTACCAGCACCAGCCCGCAAGACCGATCCCTCTACAACCAGGCGACCTACGTTAAGTCCGAGATGGGCCCGCCATCGGCCAGGCCTATGGGCTCTGTTCTCCCCGGAGATCACCAGAATGATCAGAAGCCCGTCAATGGCTTGATGCATCCCCCTCAAGGGGCCGATCAGGGTCACAATAACGGGGTGGAAGATGAGGCTGATCACGAGCACGACCCCGAGTACACCCACGATAGCAGGACGTACGACAACAGCCAATCGCAGTACAATTACACCGCACCCCCTGTCTCGTCCATCTCTAGTGAGCAGGCGCATGTGTCTACAGACATGCCGCCGGGTGGACAACATGGCAACTCAGGTCGCTCGACACCACGCAGTGCCGCTGCTCCTCAAGCATACTATCAACAGGCGTACAGCACTTCGCCTCGGTCAGCGACGCACCAGTCCACGAGCAACTTGTACAACGTAATGAGTAACGACAGGGGCTCAACTACTAATGGTTCTGCCAACGGAGACGTCTACTCTCAATCGACGGATCTTTCCAACGGCTACGCGACTCCAGTAACGAATGGCAACGCCAACCTCAAGCGTGGtcgtgacgacgacgatgaccgTTCGAGCAGCAGTGGTCAGATGGACCTCAAGCGTCGCAAGACTTTGATGGATAATCCCATCTCGTCCCCCGTGTACGAGACAATGAACCGCCCCGCGGCTGCCATCGCGCACCCCGTGTCCAGACGCAGATAG